One Corynebacterium efficiens YS-314 DNA segment encodes these proteins:
- a CDS encoding ABC transporter permease, translated as MRSSSSLTFMRAGVWLIVIGLFISPLALVVSLALGGNQIPQLMQQGLGTAVWNSTYTTLLSAIGAVIIGTAIALLLDRTNAYGRGTLRLFLLSPLLIPPFIGAIAWLQLFGPNQGLNRLFGTQLWDIYGADGVTVLLIVHSYPIVYVVMANALRQLPSDLEQAARISGAGTVTVLRTITLPLLHPALLSAFTLTAVANLADFGIPALIGSPARFETLATMIYRFMESGTVDNPLQTVSTIGVVLLFLGIGAVFADYLVSLRATTQLQDTGAALTFDLGRARLPVTIIAWVIALAFTLAPILGLAYRALLPAPGVPFTRETITLGNFEAALNNPRVIEGFTNSVTLSVAAAVICGVLGWLVGLLVTRTRHVTNTPMTLVVLLPTALPGMIIGVGWLILGRYTDLYNTRWIILGAYVCAFTALVLQAVRAPLAQSPLAMEEAARIGGAGRVRALLDTTGAMTIPAAVAGAVLVLVTAVRELTVSILLIAPGTTTLGVQVFNLQQAGNYNQASALSLMFALIGIVALSVTVRGREER; from the coding sequence ATGCGTTCATCCTCCTCGTTGACCTTCATGCGGGCGGGGGTCTGGCTGATTGTCATCGGCCTGTTCATCTCCCCGCTCGCCCTGGTGGTCAGCCTCGCCCTCGGTGGCAACCAGATCCCGCAGCTCATGCAGCAGGGTCTGGGCACCGCCGTGTGGAATTCCACCTACACCACGCTGCTCTCGGCGATCGGGGCGGTGATCATCGGCACCGCCATCGCCCTGTTGTTGGACCGCACCAATGCCTATGGGCGTGGTACCCTGCGTCTGTTCCTGCTCTCCCCGTTGTTGATCCCGCCGTTCATCGGGGCGATCGCGTGGCTGCAGTTATTCGGCCCCAACCAGGGCCTCAACCGGCTCTTCGGTACCCAACTGTGGGATATCTACGGCGCGGACGGGGTCACGGTGCTGCTCATCGTGCACTCCTACCCCATCGTCTATGTGGTGATGGCCAACGCGCTGCGCCAACTGCCCTCCGACCTGGAGCAGGCCGCGCGTATCTCCGGGGCCGGCACCGTGACGGTCCTGCGCACCATCACCCTCCCGCTGCTGCACCCGGCACTGCTCTCGGCGTTCACCCTGACCGCGGTGGCCAACCTCGCCGACTTCGGCATCCCCGCCCTGATCGGGTCCCCGGCGCGCTTTGAAACACTCGCCACCATGATCTACCGCTTCATGGAATCCGGCACGGTGGACAATCCCCTGCAGACGGTCTCCACCATCGGTGTGGTCCTGTTGTTCCTGGGTATCGGGGCCGTGTTCGCCGATTACCTGGTGTCCCTGCGGGCCACCACCCAGCTGCAGGACACCGGTGCCGCGCTCACCTTTGATCTGGGCAGGGCACGCCTACCGGTGACCATCATCGCCTGGGTCATCGCGCTGGCCTTCACCCTCGCACCGATCCTGGGCCTGGCCTACCGGGCGCTGCTGCCCGCACCGGGTGTGCCCTTCACCCGGGAGACCATCACCCTGGGCAACTTCGAGGCTGCGCTGAACAACCCCCGGGTGATCGAGGGGTTCACCAACTCGGTGACCCTGTCGGTGGCCGCGGCGGTGATCTGTGGTGTGCTCGGCTGGCTGGTGGGTCTGCTGGTCACCCGCACCCGGCATGTCACCAACACGCCGATGACCCTGGTGGTGCTGCTGCCCACCGCACTGCCGGGCATGATCATCGGTGTGGGCTGGTTGATCCTGGGCCGCTACACCGATCTGTACAACACCCGCTGGATCATCCTCGGTGCCTATGTCTGCGCCTTCACCGCCCTGGTCCTGCAGGCGGTGCGGGCGCCCCTGGCACAGTCGCCGCTGGCGATGGAGGAGGCCGCCCGCATCGGCGGAGCCGGCCGGGTGCGCGCGCTGCTGGACACCACCGGGGCCATGACCATCCCGGCGGCGGTCGCCGGTGCCGTGCTGGTCCTGGTCACCGCGGTGCGTGAGCTCACGGTGTCGATCCTGCTCATCGCGCCGGGCACCACCACCCTGGGTGTGCAGGTGTTCAACCTGCAGCAGGCCGGAAACTACAATCAGGCATCCGCGTTGTCGCTGATGTTCGCCCTCATCGGTATCGTGGCGCTCTCCGTCACGGTCCGGGGCCGGGAGGAGAGGTAG
- a CDS encoding ABC transporter substrate-binding protein: MSQRMFTRRTATTVLALGASAALLVGCSEPEAEDTGDDTTATGTAGTTSEQASSAEQVTITVYTSEPEEKVDEINAAFMEANPDIKVEVYRAGTGDLNARIAAEKASGSIEADVLWAADAPTFESYAEAGDLAELENVDSSDVIEEARDEENFYVGTRIIPTVIAYNTSIVDEADLPQSWADLTDPKYADMLVMPDPAVSGAAAFNASVWKNDPALGEEWINALGENNPMIAQSNGPTSQEIASGGRPIGVVVDYLVRDLAAAGSPIATIYAEEGSPYITEPAGVFADSEQKEAAERYINFLISVEGQELAVEQAYLPVREDVGTPEGTPELSEIALMTPDLEVVTADKDAAVEVFQNAMN; encoded by the coding sequence ATGTCCCAGCGCATGTTCACCCGTCGTACCGCCACCACTGTCCTGGCGCTTGGTGCGTCCGCGGCTCTCCTCGTGGGTTGCTCCGAACCGGAAGCCGAGGACACCGGAGACGACACCACCGCAACCGGCACCGCCGGCACCACCTCCGAGCAGGCATCGTCTGCGGAGCAGGTGACCATCACCGTCTACACCTCCGAGCCGGAGGAGAAGGTCGATGAGATCAACGCGGCGTTCATGGAGGCCAACCCGGATATCAAGGTGGAGGTCTACCGCGCCGGCACCGGTGACCTGAATGCGCGCATCGCCGCGGAGAAGGCCTCCGGATCGATCGAGGCGGATGTCCTGTGGGCCGCCGATGCCCCGACCTTCGAGTCCTACGCCGAGGCCGGTGACCTCGCCGAGCTGGAGAACGTCGATTCCTCCGACGTGATCGAGGAGGCCCGCGATGAGGAGAACTTCTACGTGGGCACCCGCATCATCCCCACCGTCATCGCCTACAACACCTCCATTGTCGATGAGGCGGACCTGCCCCAGTCCTGGGCTGACCTGACCGACCCGAAGTACGCCGACATGCTGGTCATGCCGGATCCCGCTGTGTCCGGTGCGGCCGCCTTCAACGCCTCGGTGTGGAAGAACGACCCGGCCCTGGGTGAGGAGTGGATCAACGCCCTCGGTGAGAACAACCCGATGATCGCCCAGTCCAACGGCCCGACCTCCCAGGAGATCGCCAGCGGTGGCCGTCCGATCGGTGTCGTGGTGGACTACCTGGTCCGTGACCTGGCTGCCGCCGGTTCCCCGATCGCCACCATCTACGCCGAGGAGGGCTCCCCCTACATCACCGAGCCGGCCGGTGTCTTCGCCGACTCTGAGCAGAAGGAAGCCGCCGAGCGCTACATCAACTTCCTCATCTCCGTCGAGGGTCAGGAACTGGCCGTGGAGCAGGCCTACCTGCCGGTCCGTGAGGATGTCGGCACCCCGGAGGGCACCCCTGAGCTCTCCGAGATCGCCCTGATGACCCCTGATCTGGAGGTTGTCACCGCGGATAAGGACGCCGCGGTCGAGGTGTTCCAGAACGCAATGAACTAA
- a CDS encoding CPBP family intramembrane glutamic endopeptidase: protein MARLFETNRMRHFYVWLAVFLLVNIIAVNIGINIGLDAHTAVVIPLAVLTIVLLTHLIRSGIAPRIGLGTPARVPAARMWFYLPLWLLVAWPLAQGLRTDLTLMLLIAIIGHFIAIGILEEVLFRGLLFRALLDEGKPVRAVIISTLTFGVGHAFSLLIGQGLTDTVFQIINATVVGFIFTMIVYLTRSLHVVIAAHILYNIMATVTVTSEGYTLLFAGLVVAVIYGAWLLHLAGVWPRVRSRRPGPAGVVTALP from the coding sequence ATGGCACGCTTATTCGAGACGAACCGGATGCGGCATTTCTACGTGTGGTTGGCGGTGTTCCTCCTGGTCAATATCATCGCGGTCAATATCGGTATCAACATCGGGCTCGATGCGCACACCGCGGTGGTCATCCCCCTGGCGGTCCTCACCATCGTCCTGCTGACCCATCTCATCCGTTCCGGCATTGCACCCCGGATCGGTCTGGGCACACCCGCGCGGGTTCCGGCTGCCCGCATGTGGTTCTACCTGCCGTTGTGGTTGCTGGTGGCGTGGCCGCTGGCGCAGGGGCTGCGCACCGATCTCACCCTGATGCTGCTCATCGCCATCATCGGGCACTTCATCGCCATCGGCATCCTGGAGGAGGTCCTGTTCCGTGGTCTGCTCTTCCGGGCCCTGCTCGATGAGGGCAAACCGGTGCGGGCGGTGATCATCTCCACCCTGACCTTCGGCGTCGGCCATGCCTTCAGTCTCCTGATCGGACAGGGACTGACCGACACGGTATTCCAGATCATCAATGCCACCGTCGTGGGATTCATTTTCACCATGATCGTCTACCTCACCCGCAGTCTGCATGTGGTCATCGCAGCCCACATCCTCTACAACATCATGGCCACGGTGACCGTGACCTCGGAAGGATATACCCTCCTGTTCGCGGGCCTGGTGGTGGCGGTGATCTATGGTGCCTGGTTGCTGCATCTCGCCGGGGTGTGGCCCCGGGTCCGGAGCCGCCGGCCAGGACCCGCGGGAGTAGTCACCGCGCTACCCTAG
- a CDS encoding ABC transporter ATP-binding protein — translation MSSITITDLSVAFADGTVGLDHVNIDVHPEEFVVLVGPSGSGKTTLLRTVAGFIAPSGGHLTIAGEDMTHVPPERRRMGMVFQQHAVWPHMSVAGNVAYPLKRAGMDRASISRRVERALTLVGLDGFGRRKPASLSGGQRQRVALARAVVADPTVLLLDEALSALDEPLRDSLRRELVALTRREGLTTVHVTHDRAEAIAIADRIVVLDKGRVQQISTPAELIEAPASAAVASFIGDATLLPATIAGEHVECSVLTTAWKRDQVREMATLHPGDAVTIAVTPLTVTVVPPGTPRSIDAVITSALFEITSHSITAETPGGQKFRAQVTGLTPQIGETIGLEIVEPLVYPA, via the coding sequence ATGTCCTCCATCACCATCACCGATCTGTCGGTGGCCTTCGCCGATGGCACGGTGGGGCTCGACCACGTCAACATCGATGTCCACCCGGAGGAGTTCGTGGTGCTGGTCGGCCCGTCGGGTTCCGGCAAGACCACCCTGTTGCGCACCGTCGCCGGGTTCATCGCCCCCTCGGGAGGCCACCTCACCATCGCGGGTGAGGACATGACGCACGTCCCGCCGGAGAGGCGGCGCATGGGCATGGTGTTCCAGCAGCATGCGGTGTGGCCACATATGTCGGTGGCGGGCAATGTGGCCTATCCGCTGAAGAGGGCGGGGATGGATCGGGCGTCGATAAGCAGGCGCGTGGAACGCGCACTGACGCTGGTGGGGCTCGACGGGTTCGGCAGGCGCAAACCTGCGAGTCTGTCCGGTGGGCAGCGTCAGCGGGTGGCGTTGGCGCGCGCGGTGGTCGCCGACCCCACCGTCCTGCTTCTCGACGAAGCCCTCTCCGCCCTCGACGAACCCCTGCGCGACTCCCTGCGCCGCGAACTGGTCGCCCTGACCCGACGCGAGGGTCTGACCACGGTGCATGTCACCCATGACCGCGCGGAGGCCATCGCGATCGCCGACCGGATCGTGGTGCTGGATAAGGGGCGTGTGCAGCAGATCTCCACCCCGGCCGAGCTGATCGAGGCACCGGCGAGCGCCGCGGTGGCCTCCTTCATCGGTGACGCCACTCTGCTGCCGGCCACCATCGCCGGTGAACATGTGGAATGCTCGGTGCTGACCACCGCCTGGAAACGCGACCAGGTCCGGGAGATGGCCACCCTGCACCCGGGCGATGCCGTCACCATCGCGGTGACACCACTGACCGTCACCGTGGTCCCACCGGGCACCCCACGGTCCATCGACGCGGTGATCACCTCGGCGCTCTTCGAGATCACCTCCCACAGCATCACCGCCGAAACCCCCGGCGGGCAGAAATTCCGGGCGCAGGTCACCGGCCTCACACCCCAGATCGGTGAGACAATCGGCCTGGAGATCGTTGAACCGCTGGTCTATCCGGCATAG